GGCTGCTGAGTCTCTTAGGACACCCGCGTCCGAGTGATGTGAATTAAAAAGAACGAGGAAAAAGCAGATGTCTGAAACACCACTTCATTTTAAAACAATTACCGAGATTGCGGAAGCGATTGCTTCTAAGCAGGTATCGCCTGTAGATGTTACAACGGCGATGTTAGCGCGCATAGAACAACTCGATGGTCAACTGATGAGCTACGCCACAGTGATGTCTGAGCATGCGATGGCTGCGGCACAGAAGGCAGAACAGGAAATTCACGCAGGCACTTATCGGGGTCCCCTTCACGGTGTTCCAATTGCCGTGAAAGACCTCTGCTTCACGAAAGGTGTCCGCACAATGGGCGCAGCAAAAGTTCTCGCCGATCACGTTCCTACGTTTGACGGCACAGTCGTTGCTAAACTGGAAGCGGCGGGTGCAGTGCTGCTCGGCAAACTCAATTTGACCGAAGGGGCGATGGGTGGTTACAACCCTGAATTTGACATCCCCAAGAATCCTTGGAACCCTGACCGGTGGACGGGTTCTTCGTCGAGTGGTTCCGGTGTTGCAACGGCAGCGGGATTGTGTTTCGGTTCGCTTGGGAGCGATACAGGCGGGTCAATCCGCTTTCCTTCGGCATCGTGTGGGGTTGTCGGTATAAAACCGACGTGGGGTAGGGTCAGCCGCTACGGTGTACTCGCGCTTGCGGAATCGATGGATCACGTCGGCCCGATGACGCGAAGCACCGCTGATGCAGGGCTTATGCTTGCGGCGATCGCAGGCTTTGACCCGAATGATCCGACTTCTCTGCCGAATCCAGTGCCTAATATGCTGGAGGGGATTGGACAAGACCTTCAAGGTATTCGGGTCGGGTTCGACGACCATTATGCCACGAACGATATTGATACGGAACTCGCCGAAGCCGTGCGTGCGGGTGTGGAAGTCCTCGCCGATCAAGGGGCAACAATTGTTGAGGTGCAATTACCGGATGTGGAGGCATACACCTCAGTGTGGTCAACGTTGTGTTCTGCCGAGGCGGTATTAGCGCACGCAGCGACCTATCCATCACAACGGGATGCTTATGGACCTTGGTTCCGAGGATGGCTGGATATGGGAGCGAAGGTAACGGGTGCCGATTATGCGAAAGCAAACAATCTGAGAGCCGCTTGTACAGGACATCTTAGACGGGTCTTTGAGGAGATTGACGTATTGGTATGCCCGTCAATGTCTGCGCCGCCACACCGCGTCTCACCAAAGATGTTATACGGTACTTCTGGCGTCCGTGATCCGAAGTTCTATCGATTTACCGTGCCGTACGACTACAACGGCGCACCGACGCTATCCGTGCCGTGCGGCTTGAATAGCGAAGGACTACCGTTGAGCATTCAGTTCGTCGGCAAACACTTGACAGAGCCGTTACTGTGTCGGGTTGGACACGCTTATGAGCGCGCTACGTCGTGGCACAACCTCCATCCTGATGTCTAAGTGCTACTTCTGTGGTAGGTGATACCCCTCTTTCAGCGTTTGGATGCTGTAGAGACAATTCTCCGCCGTTATGTAAAGCACCTTGCTGGTCTCGCCCCGTCCGAATGCGACGTTGGTCGGTTTATCCGGCGTTTTGACGTACGCCAGTTCCTCTCCTTCAGGTGTGTAGACACGGACTCCGGGTCGGGTCTCATCACGTACCGCTACGAATAGATTCCCCTCAGCATCAACAACCATACCGTCTGGACCGTCTTGTGGGGCATAGTCAACGAGAACTTTTCGGAAAGTGGCGGTACCTTCCGGTGAGAGATCATAAGCGAGGAGTGCCATCCGTCCGTTACGCAGTGGCACCTCATCAGGGAAACTTCCCATCGCGCCGTTGTCATGACTGATGACATAGAGCGTTTTTTGATCAGGGGAAACAGCCACACCGTTCGGTTTCCCAGCGTCTGTAACAACGAGATGCACGGAACCGTCTGGATCGATTCGATAAACGCCAAAGATGGGTTGTTCAACAGGTTCATTCCCGGCATACCGAGGGTCAGTAAAATAGATGCGTCCCTGCTCGTCAATCGACAAATCGTTCGGTGAGTTA
This region of Candidatus Poribacteria bacterium genomic DNA includes:
- a CDS encoding SMP-30/gluconolactonase/LRE family protein; this encodes MNVSQPLTYAVAAGLALAPALIGNTAGHDGIFAPGAALKELFNGAHFTEGVSVAPDGTVYFSDITFTDQTGMQAGNIWKHNPETGETTVFRSPSGMSNGTKFDAQGRLVVAEGADFGGRRITRTDMTTGKSEIIAGLYNGKPFNSPNDLSIDEQGRIYFTDPRYAGNEPVEQPIFGVYRIDPDGSVHLVVTDAGKPNGVAVSPDQKTLYVISHDNGAMGSFPDEVPLRNGRMALLAYDLSPEGTATFRKVLVDYAPQDGPDGMVVDAEGNLFVAVRDETRPGVRVYTPEGEELAYVKTPDKPTNVAFGRGETSKVLYITAENCLYSIQTLKEGYHLPQK
- a CDS encoding amidase — its product is MSETPLHFKTITEIAEAIASKQVSPVDVTTAMLARIEQLDGQLMSYATVMSEHAMAAAQKAEQEIHAGTYRGPLHGVPIAVKDLCFTKGVRTMGAAKVLADHVPTFDGTVVAKLEAAGAVLLGKLNLTEGAMGGYNPEFDIPKNPWNPDRWTGSSSSGSGVATAAGLCFGSLGSDTGGSIRFPSASCGVVGIKPTWGRVSRYGVLALAESMDHVGPMTRSTADAGLMLAAIAGFDPNDPTSLPNPVPNMLEGIGQDLQGIRVGFDDHYATNDIDTELAEAVRAGVEVLADQGATIVEVQLPDVEAYTSVWSTLCSAEAVLAHAATYPSQRDAYGPWFRGWLDMGAKVTGADYAKANNLRAACTGHLRRVFEEIDVLVCPSMSAPPHRVSPKMLYGTSGVRDPKFYRFTVPYDYNGAPTLSVPCGLNSEGLPLSIQFVGKHLTEPLLCRVGHAYERATSWHNLHPDV